The DNA region TCTGCCCGTCGGTCGTCCCCTCCATGCGGGGCTGAGATTGGCTCTGCAGGCCTCCCCAGGGAGGGGCCCTGACTGTCCCCCGTCCAAGGAGCTGTGGCTGCGAATGTAAAGCGCGTGGCAGGACCCCTGGACCCCGTTGCTGAGACCTCAAGCCTGTAGCCGAAGTGCTGAGGGCAGCGTGGTCACCGAGCACCTGGCACCTGACGGCTCCACTGCACCTGGGCTTTTGCAGCTGGTTCCGGAAGAAACACCCCCTGGCTGAGGCGCTAGTGCCCATCCCCCCGAGCCCAGACACTAAGGACCGTTGGCGCAGTATGACAGTGGTGCCCTACCTGGAGGACTTGCATGGCCATGCCGACGAGGACGAGGACGAGGACTTGTTTGACATTGAGGATGGCATCATCTACACGCAGGACTTCACGGTGCCTGGTGAGCTGGCTTGGCTTGGGTCACCCCGGAGCTGGCACCTTTGTGCTCTCTGGGGCTGGTCCTTTCCCCAAGGCTCTAGTCTGCCCTGACCACCAAACTGCCAAAGCCATCCTGGTGGCCGGCATTCTGCTCTGGGCTAGCTGAAGGGCTCCCTGGGCCCCGTCTACAGCTTCTTACGGCCTCGCTGGCTGCCTGTGGCAGGAGGAGGGGGCCCTGGAGGGCAGTGGGCAGGAGCCCTGAGACAGCAGCTGTGTGAGGGAGGGTCCAGTGGCCCTCGGCCCTGGCCATGCCTGACCTTGTACCGCCTTCTTCCCCAGGTGTCGAAGAGGCGGCCGAGGCAGGGCTTAGCGAGGATGCATGcgccacatgcatgtggaagagCCAGGGCGCAGGCCTTCCCGGAGAGGAGCCCGAGGAGGGGCTCGAGGCCTTAGTGTAGCTCCCCGCTGCCGCCCCGCCCTTGTCCTCCATAAAGCCTTGTCCACTGTGTCTGCAGGTGGATGCTTGCCGCGACTGCCCTCCCCTGTCCCTGCCCTGGCAGGCTCCCCCAGGTCACAGCACACCAGGTCCAAGGCCTGGTGGCCTTAGGCCGGCCCTACTGAGAGGCAGCTCCTGGCCCTTCAGACAGTCGTGTGCATGGGAGGGCGAGGCCCTTGGGCCCCTGGGTCGTCCCGGAGCATTTGAGGGTTCTGGGAGCAGTGCCTGCTGGGTGCCAGCTGGGACCCTGGTGTCCAGGCTGGGCCCTGGCCACAGCCCTCCTAAGAGTGTCTTCTGCtcagagagcaggccctgcccctgGGGCCTTTGCCGGGAGTGTTTGCCACAGGCCGGGCCCTCAGGCAGGGCTGTCACCTGGCAGGGCTCCCGTGGGCTCCTCGCTGGGGCCGTGTGCACCTAGGACACTGACTCCATCTTGGGGACCCCTGGGGCTGCTGTAATTGAGGGGAGGCGAGGACACAGGGCGGGTCTGGGGACACTGCCTTGCGTCTGGGTGGCCATGGGGCCCGTGTCCCCGGGACAGTGCGGTGCAGACAGTGTACACGGCAGGACTGTGGACAGCCTCCACCCTGGCGTGAGGGATGTGCTCTGAACAAGGCACGGGGGCTGTGGGGAGGGGTTCCCTGCTGCAGGGTCCACCCCACCTCACGCCTCAGTCCAGCCCAGAGAGGGCCAGGGTGGGCGCGGCCCGTTTGGGCCGAACCAGGTTGGGGAGAGGGACTCTGGATCCGGGAGCACAGGTGTGGCCTCTGTGGGGTTCCCGTCGCTGTACGCAAGCACCTGGTGGCTGTGTAGTCACCTGCTAGAGGCTGCCCGCTTCTGAGGAGCTGTGGGAGAGGCCACCTATGACCACCGTGAAGGAAGGCCTGCAGAGCGAGCTAGGCCTGTAGCCCCCGCTGGACGGTCTCCCCATGCGCGCACAGCTAGAACCCCCCGGCTGAGCGCGTCCTCTCCTGGGCCTGTTGTGGGTCTAGAGCCCGGCTCACTTGGAGAGCTCTGAGCTGGTGCTTGGGCTGCCCAGGCTAGACAGGCAGGTGAGCATGGGCGTGCTGCAGGGGGCCAGGGCACCGCTGGAAAGGCTGGGCCTGGACGGACAGGCCTCTGGAGCCACTGAGGGACGGCGCTGGGGGCCAGAGAGCACGGCCTGACCAGCCGCTGGCGCAGTCGGGGCTGGCCGGGCCCTGGGGCTTTGGGTCGCTGTCCCTCGGCTCAAGCCATGCCTGCCATCTTCCCGCAGGACAGGTCCTAGAAGAGGAAGTAGGTCAGAATGGACAGAGCCGCAGCCTGCCCAAAGCTGTGTGTGTGAACGGCACAGAGCCCCAGCTCAGCAGCAAGGCGAAGCCAGAAGGCCGACCCGGCCCCGCCAACCCTGCTCGCAAGGCGTGCTCCAGCAACAAGATCCGCCGGCTCTCGGCCTGCAAGCAGCAGTGACTGCGGCCTGCAGGTGGGCGCAGGGCCAGGACCGAGAATCCCCGCTTGGCGCTCAGTGGGTGTCTGCCGGGCTCCTGGCTCCGCTCCTTGGGGCGAGGTCAGGCGACTGAGGAGGCCACAGCCCTTAGAAGGAAGGGTCTGACCCCTCCGGGGTGGCGTGTACCTCCCTGCCGGGGCCGGGTGCTGAGTGACCCCTTCTACCTGCAGTGTGTCACCAGGTTCCCTGGGCAGGTGCCCCGGCAAGGCTGCGGTTTTCGGGCCCACCCATCTGGACACTCGGAGTTGGAGCCGAGGGTGGAGCCGCCGCCCCAGAAGCACTTTATGTCGAGACCACTGGCCGGCCTCGCCCGCATGCCGCCCCGCGAGCCTCGCTGTCTTTGGGTTGGcccctttttttaataaaacaggtGGATTTGAGCAGTGGCTGTCGGGGTGTTTGGAGCAGGCGGGGTGCAGGGTGGCCTGCAGAGAAAACCCAGAGCACGCGAGTATGCAGAGACATTTATGATCAACCAGACAACACGACGACCCGTGGAGGGCGGGCGCAGGGCAGGGAGTGGGCGGGCACTCGCGGCGAGGCCGCCCTATATTTTGGCAATAAATAAAGCTTGGGAAACTTGAAGCTGCCGCCTGGGCTGTTCTGTCCGTGTGTCCAAAGCCCGCGGCTCTTGGGTGGGACAGGCGGGGCCGTGCGCATGCTGAGCGGGAGCAGCGGTTATTGCTCGGAGAGGGGATGGGTGCCGCGAGAGCACACGCCGTAGTGAGGTAAACGGATTCGGGGTGGGGCGGCCAGCTCCTCTGATCCTTAGTGCCCCGTGCTCCCTTCGCCTCCAGTAGGTTCAGCATGCGTAAGGCCGGCAATGGCACCGCCAGCACGTGCTGACCAACGGAGGGAGCATGCGCTTCGGAGCAACCCGGCCTCCGGGTTGCTGTGGTCGGCCGAACAGGGACCGCAGAGTCCGAGCTCTTGGTCCTCCGTGCAGCCGCGCCAGGGTCCTGGGGCCTCGCCCCTGCGGAGGCCGCTGCGCCCACTAAGTGCCCGATGGGGCACCGCAGTGCGCAGTTGGAGTCGGGCCGCGTGCGCATGCACGGCAGCCCCGGGTTCCCCCGCTGGCGCCCTCCCCGCAGCGGCCCCGCGTGCCCGGAGAAGCCGCCGAGAGGCGGATCGAGTACGGAGCTTAGGCCGGGCTGTGGTCAGGGGACGTGGGGGCAGCAGCAGCGACGATCAGCACCGGGGAGGAGGCAACCGGCTCGGCGAGGTGCGGAGCGAAGAGTCTGTCGTCGAGGCTGGCTGCCAGCTTGTCCAGCAGCGCCCCGGCGGGCTCCACACACAGCCCGGGGCCCAGgcagccgccgctgccgccgccgggcTCCTCCTCGATGACCGGGATGGACGGCTCGTCGCCCGCGCTCGGCAGCGCGCGGCCGTCGGGAGGGCAGTCGACGCTGTCGCCGCGGCGCAAGGGCGCACGCGCGGGGCGGGCGGCCCCGGGGGGCGTGGCCGCGCGTGCGCCGCCAGGGTCGCTGTGCTGGCGGCCTCGCTGCTGCCACTGTTTCCGCGCGTGGGCGTGGGGGTGCGCACGTGCGCGGTGGCGCGGCGCGTCGTCGAAGTGCGGGTCGTGGCGCAGGAACTCGTGGAAGAGCGCGTCCGTCTTCTCGTCGATGCTGTAGTCGCGGCGCGGCCTGCGCGGCCAGGCCCGTGGGCTGCGGGGAGGGCTGCGGGCTGGAGCCGGGAGTTCGGGGGCCTCGTCGCCCGCGCCGCGCCCCTCGATGCTCGCGTACCCACTGTCCATCTGCAGCAGGCGGCGGGCCTCGCCGTCCTTAGGCCTCAGGGCGGGCGGGGACTCGGGCGGGGGTGGGAAGGCGGGTGCCGCGCCGCCACCCCCCGATCCCGAGCCCGAACTGTCCCCGCTGCGCACTGAGTCGCGGTCATTGCCGCTGCTGCTGTGGTCCGATGCAGTGGCCGCGTGGAGCTCGAGTGAAGCGCGGAGGCTCCACAGGTCACGGTAGCTGCACTGTGCATGCTCGGCGTCCTGCTCTTGCTGCGGGTCCTGCTGCTGCGCATGCTCGGGCCCCAAGCTGATGCCGTGCTCCGGAGGAGTCTCGGGGCTCGCTCCTCCCGCCGCCTCGGCCGCCTCTAGCCTGCAAGGCCAGGCCCACGTGGTCAGAGCCTGCCGGCCTTGCCCTGCCCTGCCGGCCACACGCTCGTGCATTAGGGACTATGGACACGGAGGGACCCCACGGAGCTGGGCATGCCTAGATACATTCTCTCGGTGTACGCGGTGACCTAGGGGACGGGGCCTGAACTAAATCCGGATCGGCCCCTCGTCCTAGGTGGTTACTTCACCACCGGCTGACAGGGCCAGGTGTGAACCATGGAAACCGAGGGTCACCCCGAGTTTGCAGAGCCCCGGCCTGTGTCCTACTGGTTTTGAGCACGTGGGGGTTTTGCCTTGGGGTCGGGGAGGGAGGTTGCGTCTCAGAGAAGCAGTCACCACGGCTTCTGCGTGGGGTCGGGCCACACATCAGGAGTGCACGTAGGCAGGAGGGTCGCTGGGACCACTGAGGAGCCTTTCAGGCCTCGGAGCCGGCCACAAATGGGCAGAGCCAGGCCGGGCCCGGGCCGGCTGCCTTGCTCCGGTGGGTGCCCCATCCTGGAGACCTTGGAGCCATCCACTGCCCACCTACCCTTACCCAGCCTCTCCCCGGTCCCCTCCTTCTCCGGTCTGCGGTGGAGAGGTGGCCCCCAGGAAGTGGCCAAGGTCACTCGAGTCCGTGTCCACAGGGCCAGGAGGGCAGTCCCCGGGCCACCTAGGGGGGAcggggcagggcaggggcccACAGGCTCACCCTTAGCACCTCTATCTACTGAAAAATACCTGCCGAGAGTAGGGGGCGGGCTGGTGGGGCTGGCCAGAAAGGGGCGGGGGGGTGGGAAGGCCACCGAGTCGCCTGCGCTGGCAATGTACTGAATGAAGTCGGCATGAGGGGCGTCCCCCTCCTGCTCCATGCTCTCGCTGGCCGCCCGCTGTCGCTGGAAATGGTGCCGCTTTGGGGAacctggggaggggggcagtcgattagttgaagaaactgaggcagagggcgTGTGTGCCAAGATCAGAGATGTGGCATGAGCTGGAAGGCCTCGGGAAGGCAGCCCAGACAACAGCCATGCTGGAGAGGTGCAGCCGTGAGAGGGCCCCAGTGggcagctcagctcagctcttgCTGAAGCAGGGGGAGGATCGGGGGAAACccgccccacccctgccccagctcCTGGCCAGCAGCCAGGATCTTCCCCAAACAGAACTGCCTGGGCAGGCCTCCAGGTGGGGTGGAAGCCACCCGGGGAAACTGGTTCTGGTCCACCACAGCAGCCTGTGGTTAATCAGCACTAGGAATCATGACTCCATCTCACAACCTCCGCCCACGGTGGTACcctgggaagggagggggtgAGCGCTCTGCCGACCAGACCCTCCCACACGCCTCCCCACAGGGAAGCCAGGGCCAGGGGCCGCTGCCACTCGGGTGTCCTCGCCACAGTGAGCGGCCCTGTGTCCTGGGCCAGCAGGCTGCGCCCTTCCTGTGTGGATAGCTTTACGGGCACAGGCCACGCTTCCTACAGCAGAGGTTGAGATGGGACGGTGTGGCCACAAAAGCCCAAACTGTTACTGTCCAGGGCCTTATCAGAAGTGCCCGGGGACTAGCTGGGTATGGCGTGTGCCTGTGATCCCCTAGACTCAGGAGGGTTGCTGCagttcaaggtctgcctaggCCACAGTAAGACAGTGTCTCACGACAAACAGGCACCACAGACCCCAGAACTAGTCCAatgctgcctttcttttttttcttttttctttttttgagacaggctctcatgtagccaaggctagcttcAAACACACTACatggctgaggctggctttgaattcccgTCCCGCCTCTGCTCGCTTGAGTTCACGCCATACCGCACTAGGTTTCTGTGGCACCGGAGGCGGAAGCCAGGGCCTGCCTCACGCACAGTAGAAAGGCGCTCTCCCCTGCGACGGGTTCTGGTAAGCCAAAGCCCATAGAGGCCGAAGGACTGCGTAGCGGTCCAGGGAAGCTGGGACCCCTGATGTGCTGACGGCTGAATCCGTGcaccatggtggtgcacacagcCTCGGGCATGGAGGCTGAACACTCTGCCCAGGAGACACAGGCCGCCGGCAGCTGGCAGCCTTCCTAGAGGCACGCAGGCCCTGGCAGTTCCTGGCCATTTACAAGGCCTCCATCAAGATGCCCCGGCGCTCACAGTCACTCTGCGGCGCCTTACCTCTGGTGTCCAGACTGGACGCTCTCTGGCTGGGCTCCAGCTTCCATTTCTTGACCTTGAAGTAGGGGCTGGCCCCATCCAGGCTGGCATGGCGGCGTAGCCGTGTGAAGAACTGCAGTACAGTGCCCGGTCCCGAGGAGCCTGTGCCCATCTCCCCGGGGGCTGcctcaggcccaggcccagcagcCTTGGCACCCCGGGGCCCTGCATCTAACTGGGGAATGTGAGGGAGGCAGGGATGATTGTCAGGCACAGAGTCCCCCCTCAGGCCCTGACCCAACACCTGGGTGCCCACTACCAAGCCTG from Peromyscus leucopus breed LL Stock chromosome 22, UCI_PerLeu_2.1, whole genome shotgun sequence includes:
- the LOC114684083 gene encoding voltage-dependent calcium channel beta subunit-associated regulatory protein isoform X1 produces the protein MQPTATMATEAATTTTTTTAALMTSWDNATSRPTAEPDPILDNYVLLVVVMSLFIGGTLVVLSGVLLLCKRCWEVHQRFNRAMEEAEKTTTTYLDNGTHPIQDPDCRAEDPESQDTETERFLATSSTGRRVSFNEAALFEQSRKAQDKGRRYTLTEGDFHHLKNARLTHLHLPPLKIATIHECEPGEASSVATPHPAATPKDSLAIFQPPGKALTGRSVGPSSALPGDPYNSVDFSEISPPASSDSGEGISLDAGPRGAKAAGPGPEAAPGEMGTGSSGPGTVLQFFTRLRRHASLDGASPYFKVKKWKLEPSQRASSLDTRGSPKRHHFQRQRAASESMEQEGDAPHADFIQYIASAGDSVAFPPPRPFLASPTSPPPTLGRLEAAEAAGGASPETPPEHGISLGPEHAQQQDPQQEQDAEHAQCSYRDLWSLRASLELHAATASDHSSSGNDRDSVRSGDSSGSGSGGGGAAPAFPPPPESPPALRPKDGEARRLLQMDSGYASIEGRGAGDEAPELPAPARSPPRSPRAWPRRPRRDYSIDEKTDALFHEFLRHDPHFDDAPRHRARAHPHAHARKQWQQRGRQHSDPGGARAATPPGAARPARAPLRRGDSVDCPPDGRALPSAGDEPSIPVIEEEPGGGSGGCLGPGLCVEPAGALLDKLAASLDDRLFAPHLAEPVASSPVLIVAAAAPTSPDHSPA
- the LOC114684083 gene encoding voltage-dependent calcium channel beta subunit-associated regulatory protein isoform X2 — encoded protein: MATEAATTTTTTTAALMTSWDNATSRPTAEPDPILDNYVLLVVVMSLFIGGTLVVLSGVLLLCKRCWEVHQRFNRAMEEAEKTTTTYLDNGTHPIQDPDCRAEDPESQDTETERFLATSSTGRRVSFNEAALFEQSRKAQDKGRRYTLTEGDFHHLKNARLTHLHLPPLKIATIHECEPGEASSVATPHPAATPKDSLAIFQPPGKALTGRSVGPSSALPGDPYNSVDFSEISPPASSDSGEGISLDAGPRGAKAAGPGPEAAPGEMGTGSSGPGTVLQFFTRLRRHASLDGASPYFKVKKWKLEPSQRASSLDTRGSPKRHHFQRQRAASESMEQEGDAPHADFIQYIASAGDSVAFPPPRPFLASPTSPPPTLGRLEAAEAAGGASPETPPEHGISLGPEHAQQQDPQQEQDAEHAQCSYRDLWSLRASLELHAATASDHSSSGNDRDSVRSGDSSGSGSGGGGAAPAFPPPPESPPALRPKDGEARRLLQMDSGYASIEGRGAGDEAPELPAPARSPPRSPRAWPRRPRRDYSIDEKTDALFHEFLRHDPHFDDAPRHRARAHPHAHARKQWQQRGRQHSDPGGARAATPPGAARPARAPLRRGDSVDCPPDGRALPSAGDEPSIPVIEEEPGGGSGGCLGPGLCVEPAGALLDKLAASLDDRLFAPHLAEPVASSPVLIVAAAAPTSPDHSPA